The Streptomyces sp. HUAS MG91 sequence GGTCGCGAGCTTCGGCGGGCTGCGGCACTTCACGCCCGAGAACGCGCCGGAGGGCTCCGCCGAGCGCTGCCTCGACTGTGCGGTCGAGGCACAATGCCCGTACAGCGCACAGAAGTTGTACCTGCCGACGCTGCGCGAGCAGGGTCCGGTGTGGCCGGTCACCCATGTCACCGAGGCCACCGACGAGGCCGGGCTGCTCACCGCACTGCGCGAGGGCCCGTACGGGGTCTGCGTCTACCGCTCCGACAACGACGTGGTCGACCACCAGGTCCTCGCCATGCGGCTGTCCGGCGGGGTGACCGCCACGTTCCAGATGGTGGCGTTCACCGAGCAGACGCACCGGCAGACCCGGATCTTCGGCTCGCACGGCTGGCTGCGCGGCGACGGCGAGCGGGTCACCGTGCAGGACTTCCGCACCGGCGAGACGGTCGTGCACGAGCTCGGCGCCAGCGGGTCGAACGCGGCCGACGGGCACGGCGGCGGCGACACCGCCCTGGTCGAGGCGTTCGTGCGGGCCGTCGCGACCGGCGACCCGGGCGCCGTGCGCTCGGGCACGACGGCGTCCCTCGGCAGCCACCTCGCGGCGTTCGCCGCGGAGCGGGCCCGGCACACCGGGACGGTGCAGACCGTCCCCGTCCACTGACTTCCCCCTTCCTTTCCACGTCCCTGGAGGCAACCCTCATGTCCCGTACCACGCACCGGAGTTCCAGACTGCGCGCGGCCGCCGCGCCCGCCCTCGCCACCGTCCTCGCCGTGAGCGCCCTCGCCGGGTGCGGCGGCTCGGGCAGCGGTTCCGACAGCAAGTCCGTCACCATGTGGACCTACCCCGTGATCTTCGACGAGGCGAAGAACAAGGCGTACTGGGACGGTCTGGTCTCCGCGTTCGAGAAGAAGCACGAGGGCGTCACCGTCAAGGTGGAGACCTTCCCCTGGGCCAACCGCGACACCCAGCTGGCCACGGCCATCGCCTCCGGCAAGGGGCCCGACGTCGTGTACCTGATCCCGGACCAGCTGCCCAAGTACGCCAAGAACATCGTGCCCGCCGACGACTACATGCCGGCCGACGCGAAGAAGGACTACACCGACTTCGCCCTGGAGTCGGTCACCGTCGACGGCAAGGCCCTCGGCACCCCCGTGCTCACCAGCGCCAACCCGCTGATCTGCGACAAGCGGGTCTTCAAGGCGATCGGCGAGACGTCGTACCCGACGACGTGGGCCGATCTGGAGTCCCTCGCGCCGAAGTTGAAGAAGAAGGGCTTCTACGCGACCAGCTACAGCGGTGACACGCAGCAGACCCTCAACATGACGTTCTACCCGCTGCTGTGGCAGGCGGGCGGCGACGTGTTCGCGCAGGACGGGAAGACGACGACGTTCAACAGCGCGGCGGGCGTGAAGGCCCTGACGTACCTGAAGAAGCTCGTCGACGGCGGCTACACCGACAAGGACCTGGTGACGACGACGCCGAAGCTGGAGCAGACGCCGGTCGCCAAGGGCAAGGTCGCCTGTACGTGGCAGAACACCCCGGCGGACGTCGAGCCGTTCTGGGGCAAGGAAAACATCGTCGTCCAGCCGCCGCTGAAGGACGTGAAGCCGGTCGGGTACGGGACGGTCGGCGCGCTGTCGATGCTCAAGGGCGCCAACACGAAGCTGGCCGGTGACTGGATCAGCTTCGTCGCCGAGCCGAAGAACGCGGCCGGTCTGGAGAAGGGCGCGGGCTACTTCCCGGCGCGCGAGTCGGCCGGTGACCTCTACCCGGGCGACGCGCTCCAGAAGGCCGTCGGCGACACCCTGCCGACCATGACGGCCGGCCCCCTCCAGGACAAGGCCCGTGAGGTCATGGGCGTCCTCGCGCCGGAGATCCAGGCGGCGCTGCTCGGCAAGAAGTCCCCGAAGGACGCGCTGGACACGGCGGCCAAGGCGGCCGACGCGCTGGCGTCCCGCGGCTGACCGGTCCTCTCGCACCGCCCGTCGCGTCCGGGGGCTCTGCCCCCCGGACCCCCGCGTCCCTTGGCCTGACACGCCGGCCGGGCTGGGTAGTCCCCCATCCGAAGGAGTCTCCCGTGACCGTCGTCGCGGACCACACCCGCCGAACCGAGCGGCGCGGCCCTCAGGCGCGCCGCGAAGCCCGGATCGGCCTGCTGTTCGTCCTTCCCTGTTTCCTCCTCTTCCTCGCCTTCCGGTTCGGTCCGGGTGTCGCCGGTGTGCTGATGAGCTTCACCGACTACACCCTGACCGGCGGCGGCAAGTTCATCG is a genomic window containing:
- a CDS encoding Gfo/Idh/MocA family oxidoreductase; translated protein: MSTHTPITGRPVRVALVGAGNRGLTYAEWIKQHPERAELVAVADPRPAARAASGAPVQYEDWRPLAEERIADAVIVATQDRDHVEPVLALARAGYAILAEKPLAPTEDETRTLVEGVREAGVLFAVCHVMRYTPYTDLVKEVVDSGVLGQLVSIDHLEPVGWWHYAHSYVRGPWSSEKDSSPMLLAKSCHDLDWISYVMGGARIEQVASFGGLRHFTPENAPEGSAERCLDCAVEAQCPYSAQKLYLPTLREQGPVWPVTHVTEATDEAGLLTALREGPYGVCVYRSDNDVVDHQVLAMRLSGGVTATFQMVAFTEQTHRQTRIFGSHGWLRGDGERVTVQDFRTGETVVHELGASGSNAADGHGGGDTALVEAFVRAVATGDPGAVRSGTTASLGSHLAAFAAERARHTGTVQTVPVH
- a CDS encoding extracellular solute-binding protein, yielding MSRTTHRSSRLRAAAAPALATVLAVSALAGCGGSGSGSDSKSVTMWTYPVIFDEAKNKAYWDGLVSAFEKKHEGVTVKVETFPWANRDTQLATAIASGKGPDVVYLIPDQLPKYAKNIVPADDYMPADAKKDYTDFALESVTVDGKALGTPVLTSANPLICDKRVFKAIGETSYPTTWADLESLAPKLKKKGFYATSYSGDTQQTLNMTFYPLLWQAGGDVFAQDGKTTTFNSAAGVKALTYLKKLVDGGYTDKDLVTTTPKLEQTPVAKGKVACTWQNTPADVEPFWGKENIVVQPPLKDVKPVGYGTVGALSMLKGANTKLAGDWISFVAEPKNAAGLEKGAGYFPARESAGDLYPGDALQKAVGDTLPTMTAGPLQDKAREVMGVLAPEIQAALLGKKSPKDALDTAAKAADALASRG